In Corallococcus macrosporus, the following are encoded in one genomic region:
- a CDS encoding SDR family oxidoreductase: MADSVFKDGLLKGKTAFVSGGSSGINLGIATAFVKAGAKVAINGRNVEKLEGAVKGLQAHGTAMGVAADVRDYASVTQALQQVKDAYGEIDILVCGAAGNFPAPALGMSSNGFKAVMDIDVLGTFNVSRAAFEHLRKPGASVINISAPQAYLPMAMQAHVCAAKAGVDMLTRVLAIEWGGAGVRINAITPGPIEGTEGMSRLAPSEAARTKLAEALPLQRFGTPDDIARLALFLASDAASYITGAIMVCDGGQSLLGGAAVLQAING, translated from the coding sequence TCGGCATCGCGACCGCGTTCGTGAAAGCGGGCGCGAAGGTGGCCATCAACGGCCGCAACGTGGAGAAGCTGGAGGGCGCGGTGAAGGGCCTCCAGGCCCACGGCACCGCCATGGGCGTGGCCGCGGACGTGCGCGACTACGCGTCCGTGACCCAGGCCCTGCAGCAGGTGAAGGACGCGTACGGCGAGATCGACATCCTGGTGTGCGGCGCCGCCGGCAACTTCCCCGCGCCCGCGCTGGGCATGTCCTCCAACGGCTTCAAGGCGGTGATGGACATCGACGTGCTGGGCACCTTCAACGTGTCCCGCGCCGCCTTCGAGCACCTGCGCAAGCCGGGCGCCTCCGTCATCAACATCTCCGCGCCGCAGGCCTACCTGCCCATGGCCATGCAGGCCCACGTGTGCGCCGCCAAGGCCGGCGTGGACATGCTCACCCGCGTGCTCGCCATCGAGTGGGGCGGCGCGGGCGTGCGCATCAACGCCATCACCCCGGGCCCGATTGAAGGCACGGAGGGCATGAGCCGGCTGGCCCCGTCCGAAGCGGCCCGCACGAAGCTCGCGGAAGCCCTGCCTCTCCAGCGATTCGGGACGCCGGACGACATCGCCCGGCTGGCCCTGTTCCTGGCCTCGGACGCGGCGTCGTACATCACCGGCGCCATCATGGTCTGCGACGGCGGCCAGTCCCTCCTGGGCGGCGCCGCGGTGCTCCAGGCCATCAACGGCTGA